In Gadus chalcogrammus isolate NIFS_2021 chromosome 13, NIFS_Gcha_1.0, whole genome shotgun sequence, a single genomic region encodes these proteins:
- the LOC130402532 gene encoding protein SAND-like has translation MEGDVRNKARASWDMGSLPPVECLRIERSDSPTPDLVEGTEPGAGQQAAMFVHSRSVEDLPAEADEDAESRVEPQPVADGDPGSSETLGTSENGLQVEKNIIEVAQAPKESSWAESRTKEEDICSDGWRSHRKHVFVLSDAGKPIYSRYGTEEALSSTMGVMMALVSFVEADKNIIRSIHADGYNVVFLSKSPLVLVAVSQTRQSDKEMIRELQYIYYQIVSLLTLTQLNHIFQAKQNYDLRRLLAGSEHLIDNLLRRLDRDPGLLLSAVTCLPLPSSSRDAVSASLQAAKAPSLVFSILMAGERLVTLVRKKDQYLHHMDLHLVFNLVCSSSSSFREGEGWTPICLPKFNSAGFFHAHISYLEPASELCLILVSTDREEFFSLSDCKQRFLERLRKRNAYQALKEAVKTPSYSVDLVGIPELRHFLYKSKSSGLFTSPELPGVYQSEEGQERLMGLYQELHSRLHHSTRPLLSIYRCGETENFMAWLTSGFELYLCLTPLVTKVQAVSAVNKLLKWIRKEEDRLFILSPLTY, from the exons ATGGAAGGAGACGTACGCAACAAGGCGAGAGCCTCATGGGACATGGGGTCTTTGCCGCCTGTAGAGTGCCTTCGCATTGAGAGGTCTGACAGCCCCACTCCGGACCTGGTGGAGGGTACAGAGCCAG GCGCAGGTCAACAGGCGGCCATGTTTGTCCACTCTCGGTCTGTGGAGGACTTGCCGGCCGAGGCGGACGAGGATGCAGAGTCTCGGGTTGAGCCCCAGCCCGTTGCCGACGGTGACCCCGGGTCGTCAGAGACCTTGGGTACCTCAGAGAACGGGCTGCAGGTGGAGAAGAACATCATTGAGGTGGCGCAGGCTCCCAAGGAGAGCTCCTGGGCAGAGAGCCGGACCAAGGAGGAGGACATCTGCAGTGACGGGTGGCGCAGCCACAGgaagcatgtgtttgtgctgaGCGACGCGGGCAAGCCCATCTATTCCCGCTATGGGACAGAGGAGGCACTGTCGAGCACCATGGGCGTCATGATGGCCCTCGTTTCCTTCGTGGAGGCGGACAAGAACATCATCCGCTCCATCCACGCTG ACGGATACAACGTGGTGTTTCTCAGCAAGAGCCCTCTGGTGCTGGTGGCCGTGTCCCAGACCCGCCAGTCCGACAAGGAGATGATCCGCGAGCTGCAGTACATCTACTACCAGATAGTGAGCCTGCTCACCCTCACCCAGCTCAACCACATCTTCCAGGCCAAGCAGAACTACGACCTGCGGCGGCTGCTGGCCGGCTCCGAGCACCTCATCGACAACCTCCTGCGGCGGCTGGACCGCGACCCGGGCCTGCTGCTCAGCGCCGTCACCTGCCTGCCCCTTCCCAGCTCCAGCAGGGACGCGGTGTCGGCCAGCCTGCAGGCCGCCAAGGCCCCGAGCCTGGTGTTCTCCATCCTGATGGCGGGGGAGCGCCTGGTCACGCTGGTGAGGAAGAAGGACCAGTACCTGCACCACATGGACCTGCACCTGGTCTTCAACCTtgtgtgctcctcctcctcctccttcagggagGGCGAGGGCTGGACGCCCATCTGTCTGCCAAAGTTCAACAGCGCCGGCTTCTTCCACGCGCACATCTCCTACCTGGAGCCGGCGTCAGAGCTCTGCCTCATCCTGGTGTCCACCGACCGCGAGGAGTTCTTCAGCTTGTCTGACTGCAAGCAGCGCTTCCTCGAGAGGCTGCGCAAGCGCAATGCCTACCAGGCCCTGAAGGAGGCAGTGAAGACCCCCAGCTACTCGGTGGACCTGGTGGGCATTCCGGAGCTCCGGCACTTCCTGTACAAGTCCAAGAGCTCAGGGCTGTTCACCAG TCCTGAGTTACCGGGCGTGTACCAGTCTGAAGAGGGGCAGGAGAGGCTGATGGGACTGTACCAGGAGCTCCACAGCCGCCTGCACCACTCCACCAGACCCCTGCTCTCCATCTACCGCTGTGGGGAGACAGAGAACTTCATGGCCTGG TTGACCAGCGGCTTTGAGCTCTACCTGTGCCTGACCCCGCTGGTGACCAAGGTGCAGGCCGTGTCTGCGGTCAACAAGCTGCTCAAGTGGAtaaggaaggaggaggaccgTCTCTTCATCCTCAGCCCTCTCACCTACTGA
- the traip gene encoding E3 ubiquitin-protein ligase TRAIP translates to MPIRAYCTICSDFFDHHRDVAAIHCGHTFHYDCLLQWFQAAPNKTCPQCRKQVSTKHIITKLFFDIGGEEEGAPVDPESLQNEVCRMKAALSTRDKDYKEKLKALEGLKSTVEKQRRDHDKVRKEMVDKDMLCTALRKQMTYLETQQNDAQSAKEEARRLKTKMKTYESLDRLLQGQREEVESMISDMGVSQGAVEQLSIYCISLKKEYDNLKGGLRSSKDMCEKLKKEMFASNNKLQKASMEMSQTKEDMKALQKDLANADKEISSLKKKVEILQRTLSTPTRTNEAISRLVFESPAPLELKPRLQEPSDCQDIDLNMTFDITTPDDANKRHAHTHSKKMRLDPIGPSVARPKENSSTGTKGPDADGSTEPFFRSSLLFRKKTFGSMLEPQRAKAGTVLSGYDGLGGRTKFIQPSPISSLRPLMKAKRKNVTRPAIRKISSCLTLDNFLE, encoded by the exons ATGCCTATCCGAGCCTACTGCACCATTTGCTCCGATTTCTTTGACCACCACAGAGACGTCGCTGCTATCCACTGCGGGCATACCTTCCACTATGACTG TCTCCTTCAGTGGTTCCAAGCAGCCCCTAACAAAACATGCCCACAATGCAGAAAACAG GTTAGCACCAAACATATCATTACCAAGCTGTTCTTTGACATTGGTGGCGAAGAGGAGGGTGCGCCAGTGGATCCAGAGAGCTTACAG AATGAAGTTTGCCGTATGAAAGCCGCTCTAAGTACAAGAG ATAAGGACTACAAGGAGAAACTGAAGGCCTTGGAAGGCTTGAAGAGCACCGTGGAGAAGCAGCGGAGAGACCATGACAAAGTGCGAAAGGAGATGGTTGATAAGGACATGCTCTGTACTGCTCTAAGG AAACAGATGACGTACCTGGAGACCCAACAGAACGATGCTCAGTCGGCGAAGGAGGAGGCGCGCAGGTTAAAGACCAAGATGAAGACCTATGAAAG TCTGGACCGTCTGTTACAGggccagagagaggaggtggagtccATGATCTCAGACATGGGGGTCAGTCAGGGAGCTGTGGAGCAGCTCTCCATTTACTGCATCTCCCTTAAGAA AGAATATGATAACTTAAAGGGAGGCCTCAGGTCTTCAAAGGACATGTGTGAGAAGTTGAAGAAAGAGATGTTTGCCTCAAACAACAAG TTGCAGAAAGCCTCCATGGAGATGTCCCAGACCAAAGAGGACATGAAGGCCTTGCAGAAGGATCTAGCCAACGCCGACAAGGAGATCTCC AGTCTCAAGAAAAAGGTGGAGATCCTCCAGAGAACTCTGAGCACGCCGACACGGACCAACGAAGCCATCAGCCGACTGGTTTTTGAGAG ccccgcccctctggaGCTGAAACCCAGGCTGCAAGAGCCATCAGACTGCCAGGACATAGACCTCAACATGACCTTTGACATCACCACACCGGATGATGCCAACAAGAGACACGCTCACACTCATTCAAAGAAGATGCGCTTGGACCCTATTGG CCCGTCAGTTGCCAGACCCAAAGAAAACAGCTCTACCGGAACCAAG GGTCCCGACGCCGACGGCTCCACGGAGCCCTTCTTCCGGTCCTCTCTGCTGTTCAGGAAGAAGACATTTGGCAGCATGCTGGAGCCCCAGAGGGCCAAGGCAGGAACC GTACTATCTGGGTACGATGGATTAGGAGGGCGGACTAAATTCATTCAACCT TCTCCCATTTCCAGCCTTCGTCCACTGATGAAAGCCAAGAGGAAGAATGTGACCAGACCGGCAATCAGAAAGATCTCCTCTTGTCTCACTTTGGACAATTTCCTTGAGTGA
- the grm6b gene encoding glutamate receptor, metabotropic 6b, with protein sequence MTPQELYSSPARCRRLAAASPALGSPTGAAPPLLFWLLLLAGLAGVPRAQKGTQPHSIKIEGDITLGGLFPVHSRGPAGVACGEIKKEKGIHRMEAMLYALDQINSDPDLLPNITLGARILDTCARDTYALEQSLTFVQALIQKDNSDVRCSNGEPPIIPEPERVVGVIGASGSSVSIMVANVLRLFAIPQISYASTAPELSDNSRYEFFSRVVPPDSYQAQAMVDIVKAMGWNYVSTLASEGNYGESGVEAFVQISRETGGLCIAQSIKIPREPKLGEFDKLINRLMETSNARGVIIFANEDDIKRVLEASKKANLTGHFVFVGSDSWGAKSSPIQDLEDVAEGAVTILPKRASIDGFDQYFISRSLENNRRNIWFAEFWEDDFKCKLTRPGVKYDSSRRKCTGEERISRESSYEQEGKVQFVIDAVYAMAHAIHSMHIDLCPGYMGICDKMDPVEGRMLLQYIRSVNFNGSAGTGVMFNENGDAPGRYDIFQYQISNVTNPGYRVIGQWTNHLRLNEDEMQWNGGDVRIPDSVCSFPCEPGERKKMVKGVPCCWHCELCDGYQYQLDEFNCDTCPMDMRPLVNRTGCRPTPIIKLEWSSPWAIIPVFLAILGILATSGCICTFIRFNDTPIVRASGRELSYVLLTGIFLIYLITFLMIAEPSSGVCASRRMLLGLGMCISYSAMLTKTNRIYRIFEQGKVAVSPPKFISPGSQLVITFILISVQVLAVFIWFGVDPPHTIIDYEEQKPPNPEFARGVLKCDMSDLSLILCLSWSIVLMITCTVYAIKSRGVPETFNEAKPIGFTMYTTCIVWLAFVPIFFGTAQSTEKMFIQTTTLTVSMSLSATVSLGMLYIPKVYVIIFHPEQNVQKRKRSLKAVVQAVTVSSIKEKEKTNGAKMVPDRSQ encoded by the exons ATGACGCCACAGGAACTCTACTCGTCCCCGGCGCGGTGCCGGCGTCTCGCCGCCGCATCGCCGGCGCTGGGCTCCCCCACCGGAGCGGCCCCTCCGCTCCTcttctggctgctgctgctggcgggccTGGCCGGGGTCCCACGGGCCCAGAAGGGCACCCAGCCCCACTCCATCAAGATCGAGGGGGACATCACCCTGGGGGGGCTGTTCCCCGTCCACTCCCGGGGCCCTGCGGGGGTGGCGTGCGGGGAGATCAAGAAGGAGAAGGGCATCCACCGCATGGAGGCCATGCTGTACGCCCTGGACCAGATCAACAGCGACCCCGACCTGCTGCCCAACATCACGCTGGGGGCGCGCATCCTCGACACCTGCGCCCGCGACACCTACGCCCTGGAGCAGTCTCTCACCTTCGTGCAGGCGCTCATCCAGAAGGACAACTCGGACGTGCGCTGCTCCAACGGCGAGCCGCCCATCATCCCCGAGCCGGAGCGGGTGGTCGGTGTGATCGGAGCATCTGGCAGCTCCGTGTCTATTATGGTGGCCAACGTCCTGCGGCTCTTCGCG ATCCCCCAGATCAGCTACGCGTCCACCGCCCCGGAGCTCAGCGACAACAGCCGCTACGAGTTCTTCTCAAGGGTAGTCCCCCCGGACTCCTATCAGGCCCAGGCCATGGTGGACATCGTCAAGGCCATGGGCTGGAACTACGTCTCCACCCTGGCCTCCGAGGGCAACTACGGAGAGAGCGGCGTCGAGGCCTTTGTCCAGATATCCAGAGAAACGG GGGGGCTATGCATTGCCCAGTCGATAAAAATCCCCAGAGAGCCCAAACTTGGGGAATTTGATAAACTTATCAATAGGCTCATGGAGACGTCAAACGCACGTGGAGTGATTATCTTCGCTAACGAGGACGACATCAA GCGGGTGTTGGAGGCGTCCAAAAAGGCAAACCTCACGGGTCACTTTGTGTTCGTGGGCTCGGACAGCTGGGGGGCCAAGAGCTCCCCGATCCAGGACCTGGAGGACGTGGCGGAGGGGGCGGTCACCATCCTGCCCAAGAGAGCCTCCATCGATG GCTTCGACCAGTACTTCATCTCAAGATCTCTGGAGAACAACAGAAGAAACATCTGGTTTGCAGAGTTCTGGGAGGATGACTTCAAATGCAAACTGACCCGGCCTGGAGTCAAGTACGACTCTAGTCGGAGGAAATGTACAG GTGAGGAGAGGATCAGCAGGGAGTCCTCTTACGAGCAGGAAGGCAAGGTGCAGTTTGTGATCGACGCGGTGTACGCCATGGCCCACGCCATACACAGCATGCACATCGATCTGTGTCCTGGCTACATGGGCATCTGCGACAAGATGGACCCCGTGGAGGGACGCATGCTCCTCCAGTACATCCGCTCGGTCAATTTCAACG GCAGTGCTGGCACCGGGGTGATGTTCAATGAGAACGGAGACGCCCCGGGACGCTACGACATCTTCCAGTACCAGATCTCCAACGTGACCAACCCGGGCTACCGGGTCATCGGCCAATGGACCAACCACCTACGACTCAAT GAGGACGAGATGCAGTGGAACGGCGGAGACGTGCGGATCCCCGACTCGGTGTGCAGCTTCCCGTGCGAGCCTGGCGAGAGGAAGAAGATGGTGAAGGGCGTGCCGTGCTGTTGGCACTGCGAGCTGTGCGACGGCTACCAGTACCAGCTGGACGAGTTCAACTGCGACACCTGCCCCATGgacatgaggcccctggtcaACCGCACGGGCTGCCGGCCCACGCCCATCATCAAGCTGGAGTGGAGCTCGCCGTGGGCCATCATCCCCGTCTTCCTCGCCATCCTGGGCATCCTGGCCACGTCCGGGTGCATCTGCACCTTCATCCGCTTCAACGACACGCCCATCGTGCGCGCGTCCGGCCGCGAGCTCAGCTACGTCCTGCTCACCGGCATCTTCCTCATCTACCTCATCACCTTCCTGATGATCGCCGAGCCCAGCTCTGGGGTGTGCGCCTCTCGCAGGATGCTGCTGGGCCTCGGCATGTGCATCAGCTACTCGGCCATGCTCACCAAGACCAACCGCATCTACCGGATCTTTGAGCAGGGCAAGGTCGCCGTCTCCCCGCCCAAGTTCATCAGCCCCGGGTCCCAGCTCGTCATCACCTTCATCCTCATCTCCGTGCAG GTCCTGGCCGTGTTCATCTGGTTTGGCgtggaccccccccacaccatcaTCGACTACGAGGAGCAGAAGCCCCCCAACCCAGAGTTCGCCCGTGGGGTGCTCAAGTGTGACATGTCGGACCTGTCCCTCATCCTGTGCCTCAGCTGGAGTATCGTGCTGATGATCACGTGCACGGTGTACGCCATCAAGAGCCGCGGGGTGCCCGAGACTTTCAACGAGGCCAAGCCCATCGGCTTCACCATGTACACCACCTGCATTGTCTGGCTGGCCTTCGTGCCCATCTTCTTCGGAACAGCGCAGTCGACTGAAAAG ATGTTCATCCAGACCACCACGCTGACGGTATCCATGAGCCTCAGCGCCACCGTGTCGCTGGGCATGCTCTACATCCCCAAGGTCTACGTCATCATCTTCCACCCGGAGCAGAACGTGCAGAAGCGCAAACGCAGCCTGAAGGCCGTGGTGCAGGCGGTCACCGTGTCCAGCatcaaggagaaggagaaaaccAACGGCGCCAAGATGGTGCCCGACCGGTCGCAGTGA